A stretch of the Polaribacter pacificus genome encodes the following:
- a CDS encoding GH3 auxin-responsive promoter family protein, translating to MSLKSIFAIPFAKLATKKVYKWANKPFQTQEKVFQKLIADAKQTAFGKDHDFENIKTYEDFKKRVKVSDYEGLKPYVDRIVLGEQDVLWPGKPLYFAKTSGTTSGAKYIPITKESMPTHIKAARNALLFYILEKKDASFVDGKMIFLQGNPVLEDKNGIQLGRLSGIVAHFVPNYLLKNRLPSWETNCIEDWDTKVNAIVDETIDENMTVISGIPSWVQMYFEKLIAKTGKPIAEIFPNFNFFVYGGVNFEPYKNKFESLIGKKIDYVELYPASEGFIAYQDSQTAPGMLLQLNSGIFYEFIPATEFYDENPTRISIKEVRLGVNYVIILNTNAGLWGYNIGDTVEFTSLQPYRIKVTGRIKHFISAFGEHVIGKEVEKALKDSIKDTAINISEFTVAPQVNPESGLPYHEWFIEFENEPENLDDFTQKVDDSMQAQNIYYQDLIAGKVLRTLVIRKVKKGGFHEYMKSIGKFGGQNKIPQLSDNRKIADVLQNFLIE from the coding sequence ATGAGCCTAAAATCTATTTTTGCCATTCCCTTTGCAAAGTTGGCTACCAAAAAAGTCTATAAATGGGCTAATAAGCCCTTTCAAACTCAAGAAAAAGTTTTTCAAAAACTAATCGCTGATGCAAAACAAACAGCCTTTGGAAAGGACCATGATTTTGAAAATATAAAAACCTACGAAGATTTTAAGAAACGCGTTAAAGTTTCTGATTATGAGGGCTTAAAGCCCTATGTGGATCGAATTGTTTTAGGAGAACAGGATGTGTTATGGCCAGGAAAACCTTTGTATTTTGCAAAAACTTCTGGAACGACTTCTGGAGCTAAATACATTCCGATTACCAAAGAATCGATGCCTACACATATCAAAGCTGCAAGAAATGCCTTGTTGTTTTACATCTTAGAAAAAAAGGATGCAAGCTTTGTAGATGGTAAGATGATTTTCTTACAAGGGAACCCAGTTTTAGAAGATAAAAATGGTATTCAGCTAGGTAGACTTAGCGGAATCGTAGCTCATTTTGTTCCAAATTACTTGCTTAAGAATAGATTGCCAAGCTGGGAGACCAACTGCATAGAAGACTGGGATACCAAAGTCAATGCCATTGTAGATGAAACCATAGATGAGAACATGACCGTAATTAGCGGTATTCCATCTTGGGTGCAAATGTATTTTGAAAAGCTCATCGCTAAAACAGGGAAGCCTATTGCCGAGATTTTCCCAAACTTTAATTTCTTTGTGTATGGGGGTGTCAATTTTGAACCCTATAAAAACAAGTTTGAAAGTCTTATCGGTAAAAAGATTGATTATGTAGAGCTGTATCCTGCTTCTGAAGGATTTATTGCTTATCAAGATTCTCAAACAGCACCTGGCATGTTGTTGCAATTAAACTCTGGAATTTTTTATGAGTTTATACCTGCAACAGAGTTTTATGATGAAAACCCAACAAGGATTTCTATAAAAGAGGTACGGTTAGGTGTAAATTATGTGATTATTTTAAACACCAATGCTGGTCTTTGGGGCTATAATATTGGTGACACTGTTGAATTTACTTCATTACAACCTTACCGAATTAAGGTTACTGGAAGAATCAAGCATTTTATCTCTGCCTTTGGAGAGCACGTAATTGGAAAAGAAGTAGAAAAAGCTTTAAAAGATTCAATAAAAGATACCGCTATAAACATTAGTGAATTTACTGTTGCTCCTCAGGTGAATCCAGAGAGTGGTTTGCCCTATCATGAATGGTTTATCGAGTTTGAAAATGAACCTGAAAATTTAGATGATTTTACCCAAAAAGTTGATGACTCTATGCAAGCACAAAACATTTATTATCAAGATTTAATTGCAGGTAAAGTCTTGCGAACGCTGGTTATTAGAAAGGTTAAGAAAGGTGGGTTTCATGAGTATATGAAATCGATAGGTAAGTTTGGAGGGCAAAATAAGATTCCACAATTGTCTGATAACCGTAAAATAGCAGATGTTTTACAAAATTTCTTAATTGAATAA
- a CDS encoding thymidine kinase, with protein sequence MFLENTVNHTEQFGWIEVICGSMFSGKTEELIRRLKRAKFAKQRVEIFKPTVDTRYDDEMVVSHDSNEIRSTPVPAAANIRLLANDVDVIGIDEAQFFDDEIVSVCNDLANRGIRVIIAGLDMDFKGNPFGPMPALMATAEYVTKVHAVCTHTGNLAHYSFRKANNDRLVLLGEVEQYEPLSRAAYYKALRKQQEEKGLPNPSKEDE encoded by the coding sequence ATGTTTCTCGAAAATACAGTAAATCATACAGAACAATTTGGTTGGATAGAAGTTATTTGTGGGTCGATGTTCTCTGGTAAAACTGAAGAGCTTATCCGCAGACTTAAACGAGCAAAATTCGCAAAACAACGGGTAGAAATTTTTAAACCTACCGTAGACACGCGCTACGATGATGAAATGGTGGTATCCCATGATTCCAACGAAATAAGATCTACACCTGTACCAGCCGCCGCAAATATTCGATTGCTTGCAAACGATGTTGATGTTATAGGGATTGATGAAGCTCAATTTTTTGACGATGAGATTGTCTCAGTTTGTAATGATTTAGCCAATCGAGGCATTCGAGTAATTATTGCAGGATTAGACATGGATTTTAAGGGCAATCCTTTTGGACCGATGCCTGCTTTAATGGCCACTGCAGAATATGTAACCAAAGTACATGCAGTTTGTACCCACACAGGAAATCTAGCACATTATAGTTTTAGAAAAGCAAACAATGACAGGCTAGTATTATTGGGTGAAGTTGAGCAATATGAACCATTAAGCCGTGCAGCTTATTACAAAGCTCTTAGAAAACAACAAGAAGAAAAAGGACTCCCAAATCCATCAAAAGAAGATGAATAA
- a CDS encoding RNA polymerase sigma factor, with protein MNSKNLDHLFRHHHGKMVSVLTRIFGLSNLEIIEDAVQDTFLKASINWRKKQPDNPEAWLTKAAKNRVLDIFRKIQAEKKHLPELKSGLESIAVNELFLDAEIEDAQLRMIFTACHPKLNPKDRISFALRTISGFSSKEIASALLTKEETIKKRLFRARKFIQESDLAFKIPQGQELPHRIESVLEVIYLIFNEGFHSNKKEVLIQKELCGEAMRLCKYLLKNKHTNIPASYALFALMCFHAARLDAKINTENELMDLKNQDRNKWSFPLIQMGNTMMNKAVENNEFSTYHYEAAIIAEHIKAPSFEQTNWKKILTWYECLHKLQPTASHLLIMGVVCLQSKNYIKANYYFEQLNPEDLEQRSYLFYSAKADYFVATNNKKEAIIQLNIALEKVTNRLEKEFLEKKKLTIN; from the coding sequence ATGAACTCTAAAAACTTAGACCATCTTTTTAGACACCATCACGGAAAGATGGTCTCTGTTTTAACACGAATTTTTGGACTATCTAATCTAGAAATTATTGAAGATGCAGTTCAAGACACCTTTCTGAAGGCTAGTATAAACTGGAGAAAAAAACAACCCGACAATCCAGAGGCTTGGTTAACAAAAGCAGCAAAAAATAGAGTTCTAGATATTTTTAGAAAAATTCAAGCAGAGAAAAAACATTTGCCGGAACTCAAAAGCGGACTTGAATCCATAGCTGTTAATGAGCTCTTTTTGGATGCCGAAATAGAAGATGCTCAATTGCGAATGATATTTACGGCTTGTCATCCAAAACTTAATCCAAAAGACCGCATCTCTTTTGCCTTAAGAACCATATCTGGATTTAGCTCTAAAGAAATTGCATCTGCTTTACTTACCAAAGAAGAAACTATTAAAAAAAGGCTTTTTAGAGCTAGGAAATTCATTCAGGAATCTGATTTAGCGTTTAAAATTCCTCAAGGACAAGAATTACCCCATCGTATCGAAAGTGTTTTAGAGGTGATATACCTTATTTTTAACGAAGGGTTTCACTCAAACAAAAAAGAAGTCTTGATACAAAAAGAGCTTTGCGGAGAAGCAATGCGATTGTGTAAATACCTTCTAAAAAATAAGCACACAAACATTCCAGCAAGTTATGCTTTATTTGCCCTAATGTGTTTCCATGCAGCCAGGTTGGATGCCAAAATAAATACAGAAAACGAACTCATGGATTTAAAAAATCAAGATCGAAACAAATGGTCTTTTCCTTTAATTCAGATGGGAAACACAATGATGAATAAAGCTGTAGAAAATAATGAATTTTCTACTTATCACTATGAGGCTGCAATTATAGCCGAACATATAAAAGCTCCTAGTTTTGAGCAAACCAATTGGAAAAAGATACTAACTTGGTATGAGTGTTTACACAAACTACAACCAACTGCTTCTCATTTGTTAATTATGGGCGTCGTTTGTTTACAAAGTAAAAATTACATAAAAGCAAACTATTATTTTGAGCAGTTAAACCCAGAAGATTTAGAACAACGTTCGTATTTATTTTACAGTGCAAAAGCAGATTACTTTGTTGCCACAAACAACAAAAAGGAGGCAATCATTCAACTAAATATTGCTTTAGAAAAAGTAACTAACCGTTTAGAAAAGGAATTTTTAGAAAAAAAGAAGCTCACGATTAATTGA
- the gmk gene encoding guanylate kinase, producing the protein MKDFKGKLFVFSAPSGSGKTTIVRHLLQQEQFQLEFSISATSREPRGEEIDGKDYYFISLPEFKNHIKNDDFLEWEEVYRDNFYGTLKSEVARIWAQGKHVIFDIDVAGGLRIKKKFPDQTLAVFVKPPSIDELKIRLKKRKTESEEKINMRIAKASVELATAPQFDKIIKNYDLDVALKEAEQLVGDFLNKD; encoded by the coding sequence ATGAAAGATTTTAAAGGAAAATTGTTTGTTTTTTCTGCACCTTCTGGATCGGGTAAAACAACCATAGTTCGCCATTTATTACAACAAGAACAGTTTCAGTTAGAGTTTTCTATTTCTGCAACTTCTAGAGAACCTAGAGGAGAAGAAATTGATGGAAAAGACTATTATTTTATCAGCTTACCAGAGTTTAAAAATCATATTAAGAATGATGATTTTTTAGAGTGGGAAGAAGTATATCGCGATAATTTTTACGGAACCTTAAAAAGTGAAGTAGCGCGTATTTGGGCCCAAGGAAAACACGTAATTTTTGATATTGACGTAGCTGGAGGCCTGCGAATCAAAAAGAAATTCCCAGATCAAACCTTGGCTGTTTTTGTAAAACCACCTAGTATTGATGAGTTGAAAATTCGTTTAAAAAAACGAAAAACAGAGAGTGAAGAAAAAATAAACATGCGGATAGCTAAGGCTTCTGTTGAGTTGGCAACCGCTCCGCAGTTTGATAAGATTATAAAAAACTACGATCTAGACGTTGCTTTGAAAGAAGCAGAGCAGCTTGTTGGAGATTTTTTAAATAAGGACTAA
- the nadD gene encoding nicotinate (nicotinamide) nucleotide adenylyltransferase, translating into MKVGLYFGSFNPIHVGHLIIANHMVEYSDLEEVWMVVTPHNPFKKKKTLLDNHHRYELVFRATEKYPHLKPSDIEFKLEQPNYTVHTLAHLTELYPQHEFCLIMGEDNLKSFHKWKNYDTILAHHNVYVYPRISNGSLESSLLSHPKIFKVDAPIIEISSTSIRKGIREQKNVQPLLTESVWSYIDQMNFYRK; encoded by the coding sequence ATGAAAGTTGGATTGTATTTTGGTAGTTTTAACCCTATTCATGTCGGGCATTTGATTATTGCTAATCACATGGTTGAATACTCTGATCTTGAAGAGGTTTGGATGGTTGTGACTCCTCATAATCCCTTTAAAAAGAAAAAAACCTTATTAGACAATCATCATCGTTATGAGTTGGTGTTTCGCGCTACAGAAAAGTATCCGCATTTAAAGCCTTCTGATATCGAGTTTAAGCTGGAACAGCCTAATTACACGGTTCACACCCTAGCTCATCTTACTGAACTCTATCCTCAGCATGAATTTTGCTTGATTATGGGTGAAGACAACCTGAAGAGTTTTCACAAATGGAAAAACTATGATACAATTCTAGCGCACCATAATGTGTATGTGTATCCAAGAATTTCAAATGGAAGTTTAGAGTCTTCATTGTTAAGTCATCCAAAAATTTTTAAAGTAGACGCTCCAATTATTGAAATTTCATCTACATCGATACGCAAAGGAATTCGCGAACAAAAAAATGTACAACCGCTTTTAACAGAGTCGGTATGGAGCTATATAGATCAAATGAATTTTTACAGAAAATAG
- the mscL gene encoding large-conductance mechanosensitive channel protein MscL has translation MLKEFKEFAMKGNLVDIAVGFVMGAAFKQVVTSFTGGIVSPLIGLIFKADFRDLKYVLTEGVADATGKVTGEVAILYGDFLTNVIDFIIVAFVMFMIIKGINSTKKKEEPAAPAAPAGPSQEDLLAEIRDLLAKK, from the coding sequence ATGCTAAAAGAATTTAAAGAGTTTGCAATGAAGGGAAACCTTGTTGATATTGCAGTTGGTTTTGTTATGGGTGCCGCTTTTAAACAAGTAGTAACTTCATTTACCGGAGGAATTGTTTCTCCTTTAATTGGATTAATCTTTAAAGCTGATTTCAGAGATTTAAAATATGTCCTTACAGAAGGTGTTGCTGATGCAACAGGGAAAGTAACTGGTGAAGTTGCCATACTATATGGTGATTTTTTAACCAACGTAATCGACTTTATTATTGTTGCCTTTGTGATGTTCATGATCATAAAAGGAATCAATTCAACTAAGAAAAAAGAAGAGCCAGCAGCTCCAGCAGCTCCGGCAGGGCCAAGTCAAGAAGATTTATTGGCAGAAATTAGAGATTTATTAGCTAAGAAATAA
- a CDS encoding glycosyltransferase family 9 protein yields MNKTKHIVVIRLSAMGDVAMTVPVLRALIDQHPDAQITMISKGHLAPVFESLKTVRFFEVDVKHKHKGILGLWRLFRQLQKEEITHVADLHNVLRSKILRLFFRFSLKKVAAIDKGRAEKKALTRSKNKIFKQLKSTHQRYADVFKQLGFLVDISNPTQLKKPILSKNITTITGIKDSKKWIGIAPFAQYASKTYPLDFMEKVIEKLSEHYHLFLFGGGQKEIEILTSLEKKHPQTICVAGRLKLKEELDLISHLDLMLAMDSGNAHFASMQQIKTITLWGVTHPFAGFAPFGQPVDYCILPDLKKYPNIPCSVYGNKVCEGYEEVMYSIKPNTITKKIVSVLN; encoded by the coding sequence TTGAACAAAACAAAGCATATTGTAGTGATACGTCTTTCGGCCATGGGAGATGTAGCCATGACTGTCCCTGTATTAAGAGCCCTAATTGATCAGCACCCTGATGCACAAATTACCATGATCTCAAAAGGCCACCTTGCTCCTGTTTTTGAATCATTAAAAACGGTCCGGTTTTTTGAGGTTGATGTAAAGCACAAACACAAAGGCATTCTTGGGCTATGGAGACTGTTTAGACAACTCCAAAAAGAAGAAATAACACATGTTGCTGACTTACACAATGTTTTACGCTCAAAAATCCTTCGTTTATTTTTCCGCTTCTCTCTAAAAAAAGTTGCTGCTATTGACAAAGGAAGAGCAGAAAAAAAAGCATTGACGAGGTCTAAAAATAAAATTTTTAAGCAACTAAAAAGCACTCACCAACGCTATGCGGATGTGTTTAAGCAATTGGGATTTCTTGTTGATATTTCGAATCCTACACAGTTAAAAAAACCTATTTTATCAAAAAATATTACAACTATTACAGGCATTAAAGATTCAAAAAAATGGATCGGTATTGCGCCTTTTGCCCAGTACGCATCAAAAACTTACCCCTTAGACTTCATGGAAAAGGTGATTGAAAAACTAAGTGAACATTATCACTTATTTTTGTTTGGAGGCGGGCAAAAAGAAATTGAAATCTTAACCAGTCTAGAAAAAAAACACCCACAAACCATCTGTGTTGCGGGCCGACTAAAACTAAAAGAAGAGTTAGATCTAATTTCTCATTTAGACTTGATGCTCGCTATGGATTCTGGAAATGCACATTTTGCATCCATGCAGCAAATTAAAACCATTACTCTTTGGGGAGTTACCCACCCTTTTGCAGGATTTGCACCTTTTGGTCAACCTGTAGATTATTGCATTTTACCCGATTTAAAAAAATATCCAAACATTCCATGCTCTGTATATGGCAATAAAGTTTGCGAGGGTTATGAAGAAGTAATGTACAGCATAAAGCCAAATACTATCACCAAAAAAATCGTATCGGTTTTAAACTAA
- the upp gene encoding uracil phosphoribosyltransferase: MTVHHIAQNNSILNKFIAEIRDVKIQKDSLRFRRNIERIGEILSYELSKQLLYKTSSTTTPLGIKETSFIKDNLVIASVLRAGLPLHQGLLNYFDDAENAFISAYRHHPNKDENFEIVVEYFAAPALENKIVLLADPMLATGQSLVAVYEALKKHGLPREIHIVAVIGSQEGIDYIGENFPENTHLWIATIDPSLNDKGYIVPGLGDAGDLAYGTKL, translated from the coding sequence ATGACTGTTCATCATATTGCCCAAAACAACTCGATACTAAATAAATTTATTGCAGAAATTAGAGATGTGAAAATTCAAAAAGACTCTCTGCGTTTCAGAAGAAATATTGAAAGAATTGGCGAGATATTAAGTTATGAGCTAAGTAAGCAACTTTTGTATAAAACCTCAAGCACCACAACTCCTCTAGGCATTAAAGAAACTTCTTTTATCAAAGACAATTTAGTAATCGCATCAGTTTTAAGAGCTGGATTGCCTTTGCATCAAGGTTTATTAAATTATTTTGACGATGCAGAAAATGCATTTATCTCTGCTTATAGACATCATCCAAACAAAGATGAAAACTTTGAAATTGTCGTGGAGTATTTTGCAGCCCCTGCACTCGAAAATAAAATAGTTTTACTTGCAGACCCGATGTTGGCAACTGGACAATCATTGGTAGCTGTATACGAGGCTTTAAAAAAGCATGGGCTTCCAAGAGAAATTCACATTGTCGCAGTGATAGGATCACAGGAAGGAATTGATTATATAGGTGAAAATTTTCCTGAAAATACTCATTTATGGATCGCCACCATTGACCCTTCACTAAACGATAAAGGGTATATCGTGCCAGGATTAGGAGACGCTGGTGATTTGGCTTATGGCACTAAACTATAA
- a CDS encoding M23 family metallopeptidase: MAKKPKKKGNFRQKITNKYRMVVLNEETFEERFSIKLSRLNIFVISGFFSILLIAGTTVLIAYTPIREYIPGYSSSQLKKEASDLLYEADSLKMRLQIIEKYTQSIIPVLKGDQTVEDVNFDSIKQNPVPSTFDLKKLNATKEDSLFREKIESKDRFPLFDKASTKIDVVFFAPITGNVTQGFDLDNKHFAIDIVAETGTPVKVIEDGTVVFSEWTAETGYVIIVDHSNGFISVYKHNGALLKQQGDFVKSGEAISSVGSTGELSTGPHLHFELWYNGYPVNPSNYIDFQ, from the coding sequence GTGGCAAAAAAACCGAAGAAAAAAGGAAACTTCAGACAGAAAATAACCAACAAATACAGGATGGTTGTTTTAAACGAAGAAACGTTTGAAGAACGATTTTCTATAAAATTATCACGGCTAAATATTTTTGTAATCAGTGGTTTTTTCTCTATCTTATTAATTGCAGGAACAACAGTTCTTATTGCTTACACTCCTATTAGAGAATACATCCCAGGATACTCTTCTAGCCAGCTTAAAAAAGAAGCTTCGGATTTACTTTATGAGGCAGATTCATTAAAAATGCGTTTGCAAATTATAGAAAAATACACCCAATCAATTATTCCTGTTTTAAAAGGAGATCAAACAGTAGAAGACGTTAATTTTGATTCTATTAAACAGAATCCAGTTCCAAGTACTTTTGATCTTAAAAAACTAAATGCAACCAAAGAGGATTCTCTGTTTAGAGAAAAGATTGAGAGCAAAGACAGATTTCCTTTATTTGATAAGGCTTCCACTAAAATTGATGTCGTTTTTTTTGCGCCCATTACTGGAAACGTAACCCAAGGATTTGATCTAGATAATAAGCATTTTGCAATTGATATTGTAGCAGAAACTGGAACCCCAGTAAAAGTGATAGAAGACGGAACTGTTGTCTTCTCCGAGTGGACAGCAGAAACCGGTTATGTAATTATAGTCGATCATTCTAATGGTTTTATTTCTGTTTATAAACACAATGGAGCTTTGCTAAAACAACAGGGTGATTTTGTGAAATCAGGAGAAGCCATTTCTAGTGTTGGTTCTACAGGTGAGTTAAGTACAGGTCCTCATTTACATTTTGAATTATGGTATAATGGTTATCCTGTAAATCCGTCTAATTATATTGATTTTCAATAA
- the alr gene encoding alanine racemase has translation MNNHVTVLEIDKSALRYNLSFFKHKLLPTTKILVVVKAFGYGSDAVKIAGSIEKEVDYFAVAYTDEGINLRESGITKPILILHPQIQNLKKVQEYQLEPNLYNFKIFDAFVALCKQQNLTKYPIHLKFNTGLNRIGFWHTDIPVLLSKIKETASLKITSIFSHLAASEDLQEKEFTKNQINDFKSIAKQLKENLTDSPFLHLLNTSGIINYPEAQFDMVRLGIGLYGFANDTETTRQLKNVLTLKSVISQIHLIEPDESVGYNRAYIATKPMRTATIPIGHADGFPRTFGNGVGGIYINKEYAPVVGNVCMDMIMVDVTHIECNEGDEIVVFDSQEKLEELAQKTNTISYELLTNLSPRIKRLLKC, from the coding sequence ATGAATAATCATGTAACTGTTTTAGAGATTGATAAAAGTGCCCTACGTTATAATTTGTCTTTTTTTAAACACAAATTACTTCCTACCACAAAAATATTAGTCGTCGTAAAGGCCTTTGGGTATGGTAGTGATGCTGTTAAAATTGCGGGCAGCATAGAAAAGGAGGTCGATTATTTTGCCGTAGCCTATACTGATGAGGGGATCAATTTAAGAGAATCAGGCATTACAAAACCCATCTTGATCTTACATCCACAAATTCAAAATTTAAAAAAAGTTCAAGAGTATCAACTAGAACCTAATCTTTATAATTTTAAAATATTCGATGCTTTTGTTGCCCTTTGCAAGCAGCAGAACCTTACCAAATATCCAATCCATTTAAAGTTTAATACAGGATTAAACCGAATCGGTTTTTGGCATACAGACATTCCTGTTTTACTTTCAAAAATTAAAGAAACAGCTAGTTTGAAAATTACTTCGATCTTCTCTCATTTGGCTGCAAGTGAAGATCTGCAAGAAAAGGAGTTTACTAAAAATCAGATCAATGATTTTAAATCTATCGCCAAACAACTAAAAGAAAACTTAACAGACAGCCCTTTTTTACACCTCCTCAACACCTCTGGAATCATAAATTATCCTGAGGCACAATTTGATATGGTGCGACTGGGAATTGGCTTATATGGCTTTGCTAACGACACTGAAACAACCCGACAGCTTAAAAATGTTTTAACATTAAAATCTGTTATTTCTCAAATTCATCTAATTGAGCCAGATGAATCTGTAGGATACAACAGAGCTTATATCGCGACCAAGCCAATGAGAACTGCAACCATACCAATTGGACATGCTGATGGTTTCCCTAGAACTTTTGGCAATGGGGTTGGCGGGATTTATATTAACAAGGAATATGCTCCGGTTGTCGGAAACGTTTGTATGGATATGATTATGGTTGATGTGACTCATATTGAGTGTAATGAAGGTGATGAAATTGTCGTTTTTGATTCTCAAGAAAAACTAGAAGAACTGGCTCAAAAAACCAATACAATCTCTTATGAGCTTCTCACAAATCTGTCTCCAAGAATAAAAAGATTGCTCAAATGTTAA
- a CDS encoding YicC/YloC family endoribonuclease — MIQSMTGYGKAVLQLPTKKVSIEVKSLNSKSLDLNVRIPSYYKEKELDVRKRIAASLVRGKVDFSIYVEMTSDETSTKVNGRIVKQYMDDLRSVLPTNELSEIELLKMAVKMPDALKTEREELDESEWQLIDAGINEALKEITQYRTDEAASLEVDFRTRIQNIYSYLEEVKALDEERIEHVKQRLQKAISDLKVELDENRFEQELIYYLEKLDINEEKVRLANHLDYFLKELDGTTSNGKKLGFIVQEMGREINTTGSKANYAPMQKAVIQMKNELEQIKEQILNVL; from the coding sequence ATGATACAATCCATGACGGGATACGGTAAAGCAGTTTTGCAATTACCAACTAAAAAAGTAAGCATAGAAGTAAAATCTTTGAATAGCAAAAGCTTAGATTTAAATGTTCGAATCCCTTCTTATTACAAGGAGAAGGAGCTTGATGTTCGAAAAAGAATTGCGGCGAGTTTGGTTCGCGGGAAGGTTGATTTTTCTATCTATGTAGAAATGACTTCTGATGAAACCAGTACCAAAGTTAATGGCCGTATCGTTAAACAATACATGGATGACCTGCGAAGTGTTTTGCCAACCAATGAACTTTCAGAAATTGAATTGCTAAAGATGGCAGTTAAAATGCCTGATGCATTAAAAACTGAACGTGAAGAGTTGGATGAATCAGAATGGCAGTTAATTGATGCAGGTATTAATGAAGCACTTAAAGAGATCACCCAATATAGAACTGATGAAGCAGCCTCTTTAGAAGTTGATTTTAGAACGAGAATCCAAAATATTTACAGCTATCTAGAAGAAGTAAAAGCATTGGATGAAGAGCGAATAGAGCACGTAAAGCAGCGTTTGCAAAAAGCCATTTCAGATTTAAAGGTTGAGCTTGATGAAAATCGTTTTGAACAAGAGTTAATCTATTACTTAGAAAAGTTAGACATTAATGAAGAAAAAGTGCGTTTGGCAAATCATTTAGATTATTTTCTAAAAGAGCTTGATGGTACAACTTCTAATGGCAAAAAACTAGGTTTTATCGTTCAAGAAATGGGTCGTGAGATCAATACCACAGGGTCAAAAGCAAATTATGCTCCTATGCAAAAGGCCGTAATTCAAATGAAGAACGAATTAGAGCAGATTAAAGAGCAAATACTTAACGTATTGTAA
- a CDS encoding MOSC domain-containing protein, with protein sequence MKIISTNTGEQREIEWKGKQVTTGIFKFSVDEPIFLDLEDVRGDAICNRENHGGIDQAIYGYSLKHYEYWKTKYPNLDWQFGMFGENLTIDDLDETKTHVGDVFKVGAAMLEVTKARNPCMKLGVRFNDMSIVKQFWNTSMCGVYFKVLQTGLVKSGEVFEQIKSCPENPTIAEVYQAKKIEKGIN encoded by the coding sequence ATGAAAATCATTTCAACAAATACAGGAGAACAACGAGAGATCGAGTGGAAAGGAAAACAGGTAACTACCGGGATTTTTAAATTTTCTGTTGATGAACCCATTTTTCTAGATCTAGAAGATGTTAGAGGAGATGCTATTTGTAATCGAGAAAATCACGGAGGAATTGATCAGGCAATTTATGGGTATTCTTTAAAACACTACGAGTATTGGAAGACAAAATATCCTAATTTAGATTGGCAGTTTGGTATGTTTGGAGAAAATTTAACCATTGATGATCTTGATGAAACGAAGACTCATGTTGGCGACGTTTTTAAAGTAGGAGCTGCGATGTTAGAGGTGACAAAGGCTCGAAATCCCTGTATGAAACTAGGAGTTCGTTTTAACGATATGAGCATAGTAAAACAATTTTGGAATACAAGCATGTGTGGTGTCTATTTTAAAGTACTACAAACAGGTCTTGTAAAATCTGGAGAAGTGTTCGAGCAAATTAAAAGCTGTCCTGAAAACCCAACAATTGCAGAGGTTTATCAGGCAAAGAAAATAGAAAAAGGAATCAATTAA
- a CDS encoding YciI family protein, producing MKNFMMIFIGADYADLGLSQEEMQGRMEKWFAWGNKMEQAGVLKGGEALTPQIRRIVGQNRTVTDLSSAEVKEIVGGYYLVEAIDFDAVQEIAQDFPDYDLGGTVEIREIMVFDH from the coding sequence ATGAAAAATTTTATGATGATTTTTATCGGTGCTGATTATGCAGACTTAGGGCTTTCTCAAGAAGAAATGCAAGGCCGTATGGAAAAATGGTTTGCTTGGGGCAATAAGATGGAACAAGCTGGTGTTTTAAAAGGAGGCGAAGCTTTAACTCCACAAATAAGACGTATTGTAGGACAAAACAGGACGGTAACAGATCTTAGCTCGGCTGAAGTTAAAGAAATTGTAGGCGGGTATTATTTAGTTGAAGCCATTGATTTTGATGCTGTACAAGAAATAGCACAAGATTTTCCTGACTATGATCTAGGAGGCACAGTTGAAATTCGTGAAATTATGGTTTTTGATCACTGA